A window of the Streptomyces sp. Ag109_O5-10 genome harbors these coding sequences:
- a CDS encoding 2-dehydropantoate 2-reductase produces the protein MSKPRFAVFGAGSIGCHLGGHLVAAGYEVAFIGRPSGMEVLRERGLTLTVGARPPVHLAPERLILATEPGAAADADHVLVTVKTAGTEAAAKDLAAHLAPGAVVVSLQNGLHNPATLRSALPGHTVLAGMVPYNVVQPEPGAVHQGMPGTLMTEPDDTLHTALRRADLAVEARTDMAAVQHAKLLMNLNNAVNALSGLPLRDQLGQRAYRRCLALCQREALAAYRAAGITPARLGPASPRLTPYLLGLPDAVFRRVAAASLRIDAHARSSMWEDLQRGRPTEIDSLQGEIVTLARGHGQDAAANARLAALVHQAETTPRTWTGAELYAELRAAS, from the coding sequence GTGTCGAAGCCCCGTTTCGCCGTCTTCGGCGCCGGCAGCATCGGCTGCCATCTCGGCGGCCACCTCGTCGCGGCCGGGTACGAGGTGGCGTTCATCGGCCGGCCCTCCGGCATGGAGGTGCTGCGTGAACGGGGGCTCACGCTCACCGTCGGCGCCCGTCCGCCCGTGCACCTCGCGCCCGAGCGGCTGATCCTCGCCACCGAACCCGGCGCCGCGGCCGACGCCGACCACGTGCTGGTCACCGTGAAGACCGCCGGGACCGAGGCCGCCGCCAAGGACCTCGCCGCCCATCTCGCCCCCGGCGCCGTCGTGGTCAGCTTGCAGAACGGCCTGCACAACCCCGCCACCCTGCGCTCCGCCCTGCCGGGACACACCGTGCTCGCCGGGATGGTGCCCTACAACGTGGTCCAGCCCGAACCCGGCGCCGTCCACCAGGGCATGCCGGGCACGCTCATGACCGAGCCCGACGACACCCTGCACACGGCGCTGCGCCGCGCCGACCTGGCCGTCGAGGCCCGCACCGACATGGCCGCCGTGCAGCACGCCAAACTGCTGATGAACCTCAACAACGCGGTCAACGCCCTGTCCGGGCTGCCGCTTCGCGACCAACTCGGCCAACGGGCCTACCGGCGCTGCCTAGCCCTGTGCCAGCGCGAGGCCCTCGCCGCCTACCGCGCCGCCGGCATCACCCCCGCCCGCCTCGGCCCGGCCTCGCCCCGCCTGACCCCGTACCTCCTCGGACTGCCCGACGCCGTGTTCCGCCGGGTGGCCGCGGCCTCGCTGCGGATCGACGCCCACGCGCGCTCGTCGATGTGGGAGGACCTGCAACGCGGCCGCCCCACAGAGATCGACTCCCTCCAGGGCGAGATCGTCACCCTTGCCCGCGGCCACGGACAGGACGCCGCTGCCAACGCCCGGCTCGCCGCCCTCGTGCACCAGGCGGAGACCACCCCGCGCACCTGGACCGGAGCGGAGCTGTACGCCGAACTGCGCGCCGCGTCCTGA
- a CDS encoding GH32 C-terminal domain-containing protein translates to MSGTSGISRRALFAGSAAGTAAALLPVGTATAAPQPGAAGRKKTKPATSGASYRAAYHFTVPDQWKNDPQRPVWIDGEYHYYYLYNADYFTGAVGTAWRLATTRDLVSFTDRGVAVPKDTTPNGDLWSGSAVVDTGNTAGFGAGAVVVIVTMSPGGGTDHQEQFLYYSTDGGVTFSNHGTDPVLPNPGVADFRDPKVIRDEDRGRWVMALAENDKIGFYHSDDLKSWTYADGFVHDGIGVLECPDLFRITAGDGTVKWVLGASANGKGSGLPNTYAYWTGSFDGSAFTPDANDPQWLDHGWDWYAAVTFEKRDPGGAVDAAARHAIGWVNDWDYAHTTPTIDCDGFNGTDSVVREITLKKASDGTYYLASRPVAGLDSHVSRTVNLGDVTVDGTKVLDYTGISYEVTTEITWSRLTGAGLQLRRSPDGGRHIDAGVYADYAFLNRRNTVNADTSGRWQESHTPFDPAAGTVKLRILVDRTSVEMFVDDGRHVHTSQVFPYLLDTRLALFTIGGGAVFRNTVIREFSV, encoded by the coding sequence ATGTCCGGAACGTCAGGGATTTCCAGGAGAGCACTGTTCGCAGGATCGGCGGCGGGCACCGCCGCCGCACTGCTGCCCGTCGGAACGGCCACGGCCGCTCCGCAGCCCGGAGCCGCGGGCAGGAAGAAGACCAAGCCCGCCACGAGCGGGGCGAGTTACCGCGCCGCGTATCACTTCACGGTGCCCGACCAGTGGAAGAACGACCCGCAGCGGCCCGTCTGGATCGACGGCGAATACCACTACTACTACCTTTACAACGCCGACTACTTCACCGGCGCCGTCGGTACCGCGTGGCGCCTGGCCACCACCAGGGACCTGGTCTCCTTCACCGACCGCGGGGTCGCCGTGCCCAAGGACACCACGCCCAACGGCGACCTCTGGTCGGGTTCGGCGGTGGTCGACACCGGCAACACGGCCGGATTCGGCGCCGGCGCGGTCGTCGTCATCGTCACCATGTCCCCCGGCGGCGGCACCGACCACCAGGAACAGTTCCTGTACTACTCGACCGACGGCGGTGTCACCTTCAGCAACCACGGCACCGACCCCGTCCTGCCCAACCCGGGCGTCGCCGACTTCCGCGACCCCAAGGTGATCCGCGACGAGGACCGGGGCCGCTGGGTGATGGCCCTCGCCGAGAACGACAAGATCGGCTTCTACCACTCCGACGACCTCAAGTCCTGGACCTACGCGGACGGATTCGTTCACGACGGCATCGGCGTCCTGGAGTGCCCCGACCTGTTCCGCATCACCGCAGGCGACGGCACCGTCAAGTGGGTGCTCGGCGCGAGCGCCAACGGCAAGGGCTCGGGGCTGCCCAACACGTACGCCTACTGGACGGGTTCCTTCGACGGCAGCGCGTTCACCCCTGACGCGAACGACCCCCAGTGGCTCGACCACGGCTGGGACTGGTACGCCGCCGTCACCTTCGAGAAGCGGGACCCCGGCGGCGCGGTGGACGCGGCCGCCCGGCACGCGATCGGCTGGGTGAACGACTGGGACTACGCCCACACCACCCCCACCATCGACTGCGACGGCTTCAACGGCACCGACTCCGTCGTCCGCGAGATCACCCTCAAGAAGGCATCCGACGGCACCTACTACCTCGCCTCCCGACCGGTCGCCGGCCTCGACTCGCACGTCTCCCGCACCGTGAACCTGGGCGACGTGACCGTGGACGGCACGAAGGTGCTCGACTACACCGGTATCTCCTACGAGGTGACGACCGAGATCACCTGGTCCCGGCTCACCGGCGCCGGCCTCCAGCTGAGGCGCTCACCCGACGGCGGTCGGCACATCGACGCCGGGGTCTACGCCGACTACGCCTTCCTCAACCGACGCAACACGGTGAACGCCGACACGTCCGGCAGGTGGCAGGAGAGCCACACCCCGTTCGACCCGGCCGCCGGCACGGTGAAGCTGCGCATCCTGGTGGACCGCACGTCGGTGGAGATGTTCGTCGACGACGGCCGCCACGTGCACACCAGCCAGGTGTTCCCGTACCTGCTGGACACCCGGCTGGCACTGTTCACGATCGGCGGCGGGGCGGTGTTCCGCAACACGGTGATACGCGAGTTCTCGGTGTGA
- a CDS encoding extracellular solute-binding protein, protein MTDSHLPRRTLLRYGAYGAGAAALAATAASWDRLTGADIPGRDDGSLVVATLGSAFDPATVDALTKGFHRLHPDIPLRVNAVQAVDWSDFFAKILTQIAAGSAPDLVYVATEGVQLFARRLGVPLDRWVRRDAAELREYFADVHPSLVESMMYEGNLYQLPMEFNAADMYLNKQVLERAGAGFPAADWSRDDFTALLREMKRAGDAHFTPYFWTNRLWGGVVPWLFANDTNLLEESRAPGGSWLWDAFYPAADRRGRGGGFRWTNPQATADRVEEAYDYLASLVQENLCTRPEGGNGSNLVGVFSTGRVGVTPAGGFWAGGLHLAGMRAADYDVQYFPRWRTQRHQFGAAGYALLRTSKKQEAAWEFIKYAARKDTMTRLFRSNQTTPARRSMLNAARYAASGPAHWQVFYDTLDRFPDTGPIPAPPQVAEVTDVLLKYTGTALASPRAVGPALRRMQGDLEQAMEREV, encoded by the coding sequence ATGACTGACTCGCACCTCCCCCGCCGCACGCTCCTGCGGTACGGCGCGTACGGGGCGGGAGCGGCCGCCCTGGCCGCGACCGCCGCGAGCTGGGACCGGCTCACGGGAGCCGACATCCCCGGCCGCGACGACGGCTCCCTCGTCGTCGCCACCCTCGGCTCCGCCTTCGACCCGGCCACCGTCGACGCCCTCACCAAGGGCTTCCACCGGCTCCACCCGGACATCCCGCTGCGGGTGAACGCGGTGCAGGCCGTCGACTGGTCGGACTTCTTCGCGAAGATCCTCACCCAGATCGCCGCGGGCAGCGCGCCCGACCTGGTGTACGTGGCCACCGAGGGTGTGCAGCTGTTCGCCCGGCGGCTCGGCGTCCCGCTGGACCGCTGGGTGCGGCGGGACGCGGCGGAACTGCGTGAGTACTTCGCCGACGTCCACCCCTCGCTGGTCGAGTCGATGATGTACGAGGGGAACCTCTACCAGCTGCCGATGGAGTTCAACGCCGCCGACATGTACCTCAACAAGCAGGTACTCGAGCGGGCGGGCGCGGGATTCCCGGCGGCCGACTGGAGCCGCGACGACTTCACCGCGCTGCTGCGGGAGATGAAGCGGGCCGGCGACGCGCACTTCACTCCGTACTTCTGGACCAACCGGCTGTGGGGCGGCGTGGTGCCCTGGCTCTTCGCGAACGACACGAACCTGCTTGAGGAGTCGAGGGCGCCCGGCGGCTCCTGGCTGTGGGACGCCTTCTACCCGGCCGCCGACCGGCGGGGGCGCGGCGGGGGCTTCCGCTGGACGAACCCGCAGGCCACCGCCGACCGGGTCGAGGAGGCGTACGACTATCTCGCCTCGCTCGTCCAGGAGAACCTGTGCACCCGGCCCGAGGGCGGCAACGGCAGCAATCTGGTCGGCGTGTTCTCCACCGGCCGCGTCGGCGTCACGCCGGCGGGCGGATTCTGGGCGGGCGGTCTGCATCTGGCCGGCATGCGGGCCGCCGACTACGACGTGCAGTACTTCCCGCGCTGGCGTACCCAGCGCCACCAGTTCGGCGCGGCGGGCTACGCGCTGCTGCGCACCTCGAAGAAACAGGAAGCCGCCTGGGAGTTCATCAAGTACGCGGCCCGCAAGGACACCATGACCCGGCTGTTCCGGAGCAACCAGACCACCCCGGCCCGGCGTTCGATGCTGAACGCCGCCCGCTACGCCGCGAGCGGCCCGGCGCACTGGCAGGTCTTCTACGACACCCTCGACCGGTTCCCCGACACCGGCCCGATCCCCGCGCCGCCGCAGGTCGCCGAGGTGACCGACGTCCTGCTCAAGTACACCGGCACCGCGCTGGCCTCGCCGCGCGCGGTGGGTCCCGCGTTGCGCCGGATGCAGGGCGACCTGGAGCAGGCCATGGAGCGTGAGGTATGA